The genomic region GTGCCAGCAACCACTCCAGGATCTGTGTACCCTGCGTGAGAGTGCATGGAAGTCACATATGCATTGCTTTGTCAATTGTATGATGTCTGTACTCTGTGACACCAGACTCTTGTATAGATTATACAGACTCGTCCTGACATGCCCTGGCctaacacacatcaaaacacacAGCCTTTGTCCGTGTCTATTTGAAGGAAACAATGGCCAGCTCCTGTTTCCTAGGGTTAAAAGGGCAATCAGACCCCAGCTGCACTCAAAACTTTGGCACTAACAGCTCTCTTAACACCTCAGATTTTCTAAAGATTTTCCCTTTAAGTCACTTCTGTGAGATTTAACAGACCATTTTATCACAAGAACTGACAAGAGGTATTTGGCTtcgttttgtgtgtgtgtgtgtgtgtgtgtgtgtatgtgtgcccTTCTATACATGTTCATACTGTATCTCTGTCTGTACTGGCCTTTTGGTGGCCTTGCTTGTCTGAGTGCCAGAGATTACTCATTGGCAGATTAATGGATTGAGCTGACCCAGTAGCCTGCTGCATGTGGCCCTTTGTGGCTGACCAGCCCATAGCTCAAACACTGCCTGTCTATGGGCCTACCGGCCAAACACCACAGATTGTTCTGTTCCCTACAggcataagaaaaaaaacatactttcactagcagcaaagaaagaataagGTGTTCCAGCATGTGCTTGAGCAGAGCTCCTTATCTGAGTATGATCATATGATCACTGATATGAGAAAACGTCATCctcctctttgtctctctttctAGAATATTCTCCTATTTAGATGTGGTGACACTGTGCCGGTGTGCCCAGGTGTCCAAGGTAAGCGCCTCCCTTTCAACGCCACATCCTAATTAAGACCTTACTATTAAAAAGGAGGTAAATCTGGTTTGTACTTACTGAATCCTCTAGGAAAGTGTATAATGTGGTGCCCTCTGCTGGCTCTGTGTAAAGGGAACCACAGTCTAGCCACAGTGAACTGCAGCTTAAAGTGATTTATAAAATGATCTGTGTGAATTATCATTACAAGCCACTGACTGAATGCAGAGCTTTTGGGGCAGCCTCTCATACCACAGCTtcaaattaaacttttattACCTGTGACAAAGCCCAAGGAAGGGTTTCTTTTGCTATGTAAcatgtaaacaaaacaaatgttattaTAAAGGTAGTTTATCTCTTTCCTGTTGTCctgtttcatgtattttttttttacatcggACTATCTTTAATTATGTAACTTCTTCAGTTTACAAAGACGCCAAAGAGAGAGGAGCAGGAAACCCTCGCATTAGATAGGACAAGGACTGACAGTGGAGACTGTTGATGTGTACACAAACCCGTAGCTGCATGATGATTAAAAAAGTCACAGTTCACCTTCTTCCACCTCTGTCTGACccatttttctgtctctttgcaCAACCTGTCTGTCACCCTCTCAGGCGTGGAACGTCCTGGCCCTAGATGGCAGCAACTGGCAGAAGATCGACTTGTTCAACTTCCAGACGGATATAGAGGTGAGGGTCGTGTtcatgagagaaaaaaaggagcgAAGGGTTCGAGTTTTGAGCATTtcctgcgtgtgtgtatgtgtgtgtggacgtGAGAGCTTGTTGAGTAGCATTATCTAGTCCAAGGCTTAGTGCTGGGTCAGTAGGCTTTGGTGCCGACTGTGACGTCACAGCTGATCCCCTGTCCTGTAGCCCAAGTCATAttactctctctgtctgtccgtCCGTGTGTCCCTCAGGGCCGGGTGGTGGAGAACATTTCAAAGCGCTGTGGAGGCTTCCTGAGGCAGCTCAGCCTGAGGGGTTGCCTGAGTGTTGGAGACGCCTCAATGAAGTGAGAATACATTGACCCTCTGACATGCACCGTTATAATAAACGTGCTTCTGCTTTGATTTTTAGCAACAAACATCCTTTTGTTGGTTTGATTACTTCCGTTTTGGTCCCTGTGTGATTATATTTAAAGTTTTAGCCGAGTGTGTGCGTCTTCATTCCCAGGGGACTCTGTGCAAAGAACCTTAATTCCCTTTAATTTTCTCTTTGCTCActgcaaacatacaaaaaactgacaaaacaaaattaaacccCACGGGTGTTTAATTTTTATATCTTTCTGAGATTGTTGGATCTCATAATGTATTTCTATCATCTCTGTAAGCAGCAGATTTAACCGATACTTTCTCTTCTTTGCAAAGCaaggctttttttctttgtaatagAAACATGTGAAAACGTCAGAAAGAAGTCCCTCCACCTCACTTCTTCCATGCTTCACCTGTTTCCCAGGACTTTTGCTCAGAACTGCAGAAACATCGAAGTGTTGAACCTTAACGGCTGCACTAAGATCACAGACAGCACCTGCCTCAGCCTCAGCAAGTTTTGCTCCAAACTCAAACACCTAGATCTCACTTCCTGCGTGTCCGTCAGCAACCACTCCCTCAAGGCCCTCGGGTAGCACCAACACACTTGTTTTCGCTGCGGTATTTAAATCACAAGGGCTCACCTGTCTTTAACTTGATATTTCTCTTTTATTGTGCAATGTGTGCGCATGCTCAGTGATGGCTGCAGAATGTTGGAGACGTTGAACTTGTCGTGGTGTGACCAGATCACGCGCGATGGCATCGAGGCCCTCGCTAGAGGTTGCGCTGGTTTACGAGCACTGTTCCTCAGAGGCTGCACACAGGTACgcacatttattttctttatttcaggTTATTTCATGCCTTCTTTGGCCCTTTTAAAAGTAGTTCTACACCTTTGTATAATCAATTATCATATTATTACAAAAAAGCTCACCTAGTCATTATACAGTGTTCAAATAAAGCCTTTTAAAAATAGCTGATGGGATAAAAATTTGCTTGTTTCTTGGTATCTTCTTTTCCTGATGCCTGTGTAGAACTAAAATGTGAtcagctggggtttttttttaaccccagTCTTGTGTATGTATCTTTCTTGTAAAAATGCCGTGAAATATCCGTGTATCCACATTTGAGGGCCCACAGAGGACAGTAGTCACACGTGATGACTGCATACCTCCGCCAAGGCTGAAAATTTCCTTCCACACCCTACATGAACTGAATCTAGTCTAGAAAGTGAAAttggggtttattttattttaaatgagttGTTCACCCGTATGGTTAGGTCTAGGAGTATTTGGACAAtgacaccattttttttttgtcattatcCAAATACTCTGTACGTcatcacagtggattttaagtCAAACagtcaagatgtgattgaagtgcagactttcagctttaattctttaatgaaaacattaatAGTATTAATAGTTTAGGAATTACTTCTGTTTCATACACAGTCACTCTTTTTCAAAAGTAACTGAATGAACTATCATATTTCTAAATATGAGGATTGTTTTTTAATACTTGTATGTGAATGGCTGCCTGCACTAGATGCTCTCTGCCTTTGGTTTTGCatttaataactgaaaagctgctctgctgggtggagatcaggtgactgacatGGCTACTGAAGAATGTCCAATTTTGATTGTTGATTTGGCCTCTCCTGAAGTTTTTGCTGGTTTATTTTGATTTTCAGCCTCATGAAATTCtccttgaaaataaataaactttaaactttaaataaatctttttgGACCTTATATTGAGAATTCCAGTATAAAGCTGCAAAATGCAACTTCAACACTTAGAATTAGCTcttatgtgtttattttgtcaTGGAATAATGAGTGAACAGGCCTCACCTGTCCATGAAAATCTTTGTCAGTTAACTGTCCAATAACttctgagcctctgaaaatgggtgGGGCTGTATACAAACCTCTTTTAATTTCCAACACTTAATAAATACTTGTGTTAAACCCCTTAAATTGAAGCTGAAAGTCTGAacttcagtcacatcttgattgtttgaCTTTGAATACTTTGCAGTTGTCTACAGAGTCAAAATACTTGATACTtgattaatgatttttttttttttaacccagctGGACGACGGAGCATTGAAACACCTTCAGAAACACTGCCCAGAACTCACCACCATAAATATGCAGTCTTGCACAGTAAGACAAACATTTGGTTGTTGGAAGCGGAGCGGGAGCACCTGATAATAATGCATGACTAAGGCTCTGCatgccttttgtgtttttgtaatcagtttttttttttaatgtctgttgCCTCCAGCAAGTAACGGATGACGGTTTGGTCAGTCTGTGCCGAGGATGCCACAAGCTGCAGAACCTCTGTGTTTCTGGCTGCAGTAACATCACTGATGCCTCTCTCACTGCACTGGGTCTCAACTGCCCCCGACTTAAGTAAGAAGCTCACACACCCGTCTCACAACATTTCTCATACATCCAAGAAATATGACTGCTGTTGCTTCCAAAAATGGTGTAAAATCATATGTATTTGAGGCTCTCAACCTAATTCAgcgattaaaaaacaaatcatgcAAAATATTAGACATTTTGTGCACAAGAAGTCTTATATTTTGCACCTGTTGACCAACCCAGTGTGTTCTCCAGTGATCTTCAGTATCCCTTCCTCAGACTAGCTGCTGCAATACTGTTAGTCTtcacaatgttaaaaaaaaaaactcttcccaaactttgtgtctgtctgtctaagGATCCTTGAAGCTGCACGATGCTCCCATTTTACGGACGCTGGGTTTACTGTCCTGGCCAGAGTaagttttattttgctgtttcgCTTATGTTTTCTTATCTCCTTTAGTTATGCCAGCCGTGTTCTGAGTTCAGTTAAAAACTTCTCTCACAAAACCTTTTGTTTGTCTTCACAGAACTGTCATGAGCTTGAAAAAATGGACTTAGAAGAATGTATTTTGGTAAGAACATTTTAGTTCCCTCATCTACTCCCCAGATCATACTTCATCATACATGATTTTTGTCAAATGACGTTTGCCAAAAAGTAGAAGTTGTGACATAAAAGACGTGACAGAGTTCTGGGACTGAGAACGAGATATGATCACGATATCACATGTTTGCTAATGCTTGAACTGATCCTCTCAGCTGTCCCCAGACATGTGAGAACAGTACATTAATCAAGCTTGGCCTGTCCTCAGGTGACAGATAACACCCTGGTTCAGCTGTCAATCCACTGCCCTCGGCTTCAAGCACTGGTAAGCAAACAATGTCTGATACTGTACCAGCTTTTTTCTCAGCCCGTCTTCATTGCTGTGTGAGGTTTAATCTTTCTATTTGCGCATCTTTAACCCGATCTCCTGCACCTTGGGCAGTCCCTGTCACACTGCGAGCTGATCACAGACGATGGCATCAGAGCTCTGAGCAGCAGTACCTGCGGCCAAGAGCGCCTCACTGTGGTAGAGCTGGACAACTGCCCCCTCATCACTGACGTGACCCTCGAGCACCTGAAGACCTGCCACCGTCTGGAGCGCATCGAGCTCTACGATTGTCAGCAAGTCACCCGGGCAGGCATCAAACGCATCAGGGTCAGTGGGCATGAAGGGAAAATACATGCTGCTTTTCAGCTCTTGTTGGGGATTGGAGCGGAGCTTTAAAAGAATCGCTTGACATTTTGAAAAATGTGCTTGTTAGCATTCTCGCTGAGAGTTAGATGAAAAAATCAATACTACTCTCACTCATGATGTACACAAGCGGGTTGcatttctaaaaatattttacagaAGGCAGTCCTGAGCATGTGCTTTTTCCttgtctttctgttttgttttgggattttttttttttgtttgttttattgggGAGGGGTTTGTACATTTTTGGTCTTTTGTATTAACACATCTCTCCCGCACACAGGCCCACCTTCCAGAGATCAAAGTCCATGCCTACTTTGCCCCCGTGACACCCCCTCCCTCTGTACATGGAGGTGGCCAGCGTCTGTGCCGCTGCTGCATCATCCTCTGACAGTGGAGGGCCAGGGGGGGCCACCTCTGTCTACAGGTCCTGCTGCTATGAGAAGG from Pelmatolapia mariae isolate MD_Pm_ZW linkage group LG22, Pm_UMD_F_2, whole genome shotgun sequence harbors:
- the fbxl2 gene encoding F-box/LRR-repeat protein 2, translating into MNGITKGRFEVFSNSDEAPINKKLPKELLLRIFSYLDVVTLCRCAQVSKAWNVLALDGSNWQKIDLFNFQTDIEGRVVENISKRCGGFLRQLSLRGCLSVGDASMKTFAQNCRNIEVLNLNGCTKITDSTCLSLSKFCSKLKHLDLTSCVSVSNHSLKALGDGCRMLETLNLSWCDQITRDGIEALARGCAGLRALFLRGCTQLDDGALKHLQKHCPELTTINMQSCTQVTDDGLVSLCRGCHKLQNLCVSGCSNITDASLTALGLNCPRLKILEAARCSHFTDAGFTVLARNCHELEKMDLEECILVTDNTLVQLSIHCPRLQALSLSHCELITDDGIRALSSSTCGQERLTVVELDNCPLITDVTLEHLKTCHRLERIELYDCQQVTRAGIKRIRAHLPEIKVHAYFAPVTPPPSVHGGGQRLCRCCIIL